TCCAAGGTTTTCAGGCAAAATCTCGCCACGAGAAAGGTTCAGCACATACTCTATTGGATTGATAATTCTCTTGTAAAAACCTCCAATCATGAATTTGTCCATACCCGACGGAAAAAGCTCGTACCTTAAATCAAAGTTATGCGCATGAGTTCTTTCCACAAACGGGTTGCCCGATTCCAAATAATCCGTCTCCGTATCACCATTGACTATCGGCACAAATTCGGCAAAACCCGGTCTGATGACTGACGCGAAATATGATGATCTCAAACTTGATTTCGGATTGATATTGTATTTCAAATGCAAACTTGGCAAGATGTCCGTGTAGTTATAATCCTTGCTTGCGATACCTTGCTCCACTACCGGGTTGCTTGGGTCCAACATCGTGTATCCCGTGCTTGTATGCTCCATACGCACCCCACCCAATACTTGAAACTTATCCTCAAACAAGAATCTAAACTGAGCGTAAGCAGCGTAAATATCTTCATGCGCCTCATACTTGTTCAATGCCGGACTGGATCCCAAAGGCGTTTCAATCACCCAATCCACATCTGAGATATCATGCCAATCAACACCTTTCACCATCGTTCGGCCATTGGATGCATTGAATGTGTATCGCTCATAGTCGTTGGTTCGATTCTTAAGCCTCATCATTCCTCCTACTTTAAACTCTGACTCGGTAGCAAAATTCAAATCCGGCGTCATAATGAAGTTACCGTACATTTGCACGTCTCTATCCTCATTTTCATCCCATTGTCTTCTCAAAGAACTTCTTCCGGCTATTCTTTCAGGGGTGTATTCCCAATTCTCCATCGATAAGTTTCTTGAAAATCTGGTATTGTCAGGAATTTGATTCTTGGCAAAAGAGTAAACTCCCGCCCAATCAGCCTTCAACCAGTTGTTCAACTTATGATCACCTTTAAGCGTCGAAGTCAAAATCTGCTGGCGTGTAATTCGATACCTTGTTATCGCAGACATTTCACCTGCGTTGCCATTGATTGGATCGTAAGAACCCCATACTCTCGTTCTCAACACGTCTCTTACCTGATCATTTTGCAAGTAGACAAATGCGTTATACAAACTGATATTATGATTCGGATTAATTCTATAATCGATCTTCGAGTGCACTCCAGCTCGCTTTTGTATTTGAGAATAGGTTCTCTCTTCCATATTTTGAAGCTCTGTTCTCCCAGAAGCGTTTGGAGACATGGCTGCTTGGAAAAACACACTCTCAGAACCTCTGTATGTTTGCTGGTAGCTTCCCGCCAATATCACTCCAAGCTTATTGTCCAAAAACCTATTCCCTATGGAACCTCCAAGCACTGTGTTTGGCGCTAAATTTATTCTGTCAAGCACCAAATGGTTGAAACCAAAATCTTTCCCTACAGTCGCGCTATGACCGCCACCATGTTTCCAAGAAGGAGGCTGGACCATATTTCCAGACTTGTCCCATGTCAGAAAATCCTGATTGTTCATCAAAGTATTGTAACCCAACGCCAGATTGAATTGGCCTGAATACTGCTCGGGAGCGTCTTTCATCTCCATGTTAATCACACCTCCGACGGCATCCCCTTCCATATCAGGCGTCAATGCTTTGGTAACTTCCAATCTATCCAATAAATCAGAAGGGAATAAATCCAAAGGAACATAACGGTTTTTATTATCAGGAGATGGTATTTTCACACCATTCACCAAAGTATAGTTATAACGCTTGTCCATACCTCTTACGATTGCGAATTGGCCATCGCCGGAATTGTTTCTCTCCAAGGAAACACCCGATACCCTTTGGACGACATTCGCCACATTAAGATCGGGAGATAATTCGATTGTCTTGGCTGATACCACAGACATCACTCTAGGAGCCATTTTCTCTGTCTTTCGAGCGCTCATGTCTGTGCTTCTATCCTGATTGGCAGTGACTACGATTTCATCAAGTTGCTGCAAAGAGCTGCTCAATACAAAATTCACCTCTTCCCAGCTTCCATTCACATCCACTTCGAGCACTTTATCTTCATAGCTCACATAGCTAGCGATCACTCTGTATTTCGCATTGGAAGACAACTTCAACTGAAAGCTTCCATCCAATCCCGTGCTCTCTCCTATCGTCGTATTTTCAATTCTCACGGTAGCCCCTATCAATGGCTCCCCTTCATCGTCAAAAACTTTTCCTTTAACCCCTTGGCTAAATGCATTTGTCAAACAACAAAACAGTAAAATAAAAGTAACTCCAATATTCCTCATTCCTGTACCTCTTCGTATTTCGAAAGTAAATGTAGGAAACACTTTTTACTCGATTCTTAACCTACATTTATGCATATATTATCTTTAATATGAAGCTATTCATTATAAAAAGGATAATTAAGGACTACCTAAAACGCTATCGCTGTAAATCAGCAAGTTAGAGGTTAACATTGGCTTAACAAAACATATAAACAACAAAAAACAACTCATAAACGACACTTAAAAACCATTAAACGACAATGAAAAAAAATTAAAGTCTTGGTGAAAAAGAAATTCAAAACACGGAAATATCAAAAAACAAATAAGACTACTTCTATTCTTGCTTTTTGCTTACATTAGATTAAACAAACCGCTTTTTAACATGAAAATCCCTTCATTGAATTACCTAAAGGAGCAAGCCTTGAAGTCCGCATCAAGGTTTCCCTTATCTTTAGCAAGTGCCTTCATAGGCTCAGCGATTGCCATTTATTTAGTAGAAAATGAAAGGTCCATAGACAATATCTTTCCTCTGGTTAATCTCATGCTAACGCTAGCTTTGGCAATTCCTACTTTCTTTTGCGCCCAAGTACTATCTGAAAAGGAGTCTTTTTCCAAAAAAAGCAAAATCATAGTGTTTGGCGCTGCCTTCTTATTTGTAGCTGCAACTTACCTTAGCTTGCCAAATCCAGAAACCGTCTCTAATATTTCAATACCTTATATACGCTATGGTGTTTTCAATGTCATTGCTCATCTGCTCGTATCGTTTATTCCTTACTACAATAAGGGCGAAGTCAATGGTTTTTGGAATTACAACAAAACGCTTTTTATCAGACTTTGCACTTCCCTGCTATTTTCTGTAGTCATCTACTTGGGCATTGTTTTCTTATTATTCGCCTTGGACCAGCTTTTCAATATCGACATACATGACAAGCTGTTCATGGACTTCTGGATATTTACGATAGGAATATTCAATACTTGGTTCTTCATTTCCGGCATACCAAAAGATTTTCAAAAATTAGAAGAAATCGACGCATACCCTAAAAGCCTGAAGATATTTTCCCAATATATACTCTTGCCTTTATTGAGTATTTACTTAATCGTTCTCTATGCTTATGGGGCAAAAATAATCATCACTTGGCACTGGCCAAAAGGAATTGTTTCCTATATGATCTTGACAATAGCGATATTAGGCACGTTGACTTTGTTGCTGATCTATCCCTACGGCAAATCAAAAGAGAACGCTTGGATTAACAAATTTTCCAGAGTCTATTACTTCATTTTGGTTCCACTGATTGCTTTGCTTTTTATATCCATAAGCATACGGCTTAATGAATATGGAATCACTGTAAATCGCTATGCTATTTTCGGTTTAGGCATATGGCTAAGCATCATCGCCGGATACTTCATCTTCGGAGGCAAAAACATCAAAGCCATACCACAAACCCTTGCCTTTATTTTGATTCTATCAGTATTTGGCCCTTGGAGCATGTTCAATATGGGAGAGAAATCGCAAAGCAAAAGACTAATAAGCATATTGGAGCAAAACGGAATTATTGAAAATGGAAAAATTCAAAACGAGACCATATGGGTTCAAGACAGCCTCCCTGATTTTTACAGCCCTGATTTTTCATACAAAAACGAAGGCAAACTAAGTGATTCGCTTCACAATGAAGTAATAAGCATCATGGACTACTTAGACGACTTTCATGGCTACTCACAACTCAGCCCATATTTCAAGCAAAACATGGATTCTCTGATCAAAATAGGCCAAGCAAAACGAAAAAGGAGGTACTACAATGCTGATATGATTTATTTGAAAACAATGGGCATTGAAACATGGAGAAAATACAATGATTTTGACAAATACAAATTTGTGAATTATACTTCTAATCTAGTCAACAATATTGTACACATCAAGGGTTATGATTGGCTATACTCTTTTAATAATTCTTTTTGGCACATGGATTCTGTTTATACAAAAACACTACAAGTAAAGACTGAGGAAAAACTAATAGTCAAAAAAGATATGTCGATGTCAATCATCAAAAAACATGATACACTAAATTTCGATTTGAAAAAGCTAGTTTCAAATTTACCCGACACAAACAGTACTTTGCCAAGCCCCAAAATGACCATTTATCCTCATGGCCAAGATAGTTCAACAAGTAATTATCAATTAGTGCTAAAAAGGCTTAAAATCAAAAAAACTAATAATCAAGATGAATTACACGATATAAGCGGATATTTATTAGAAAAAGAAAACTAAATACGAAGAGGCTTTAGAGCCTCTTTTCTTTCTATGCCAGCATCAATTCATAGCAATTATATTTAAGAGGCATCCAAGGCAAATTAATTTGCCCACGATATTCATAGCCAAGCTTTTGATAAAATCTATTCGCTCGCTCATTTTCGCAATAAGTA
The Aureibacter tunicatorum DNA segment above includes these coding regions:
- a CDS encoding TonB-dependent receptor codes for the protein MFPTFTFEIRRGTGMRNIGVTFILLFCCLTNAFSQGVKGKVFDDEGEPLIGATVRIENTTIGESTGLDGSFQLKLSSNAKYRVIASYVSYEDKVLEVDVNGSWEEVNFVLSSSLQQLDEIVVTANQDRSTDMSARKTEKMAPRVMSVVSAKTIELSPDLNVANVVQRVSGVSLERNNSGDGQFAIVRGMDKRYNYTLVNGVKIPSPDNKNRYVPLDLFPSDLLDRLEVTKALTPDMEGDAVGGVINMEMKDAPEQYSGQFNLALGYNTLMNNQDFLTWDKSGNMVQPPSWKHGGGHSATVGKDFGFNHLVLDRINLAPNTVLGGSIGNRFLDNKLGVILAGSYQQTYRGSESVFFQAAMSPNASGRTELQNMEERTYSQIQKRAGVHSKIDYRINPNHNISLYNAFVYLQNDQVRDVLRTRVWGSYDPINGNAGEMSAITRYRITRQQILTSTLKGDHKLNNWLKADWAGVYSFAKNQIPDNTRFSRNLSMENWEYTPERIAGRSSLRRQWDENEDRDVQMYGNFIMTPDLNFATESEFKVGGMMRLKNRTNDYERYTFNASNGRTMVKGVDWHDISDVDWVIETPLGSSPALNKYEAHEDIYAAYAQFRFLFEDKFQVLGGVRMEHTSTGYTMLDPSNPVVEQGIASKDYNYTDILPSLHLKYNINPKSSLRSSYFASVIRPGFAEFVPIVNGDTETDYLESGNPFVERTHAHNFDLRYELFPSGMDKFMIGGFYKRIINPIEYVLNLSRGEILPENLGDATNIGLEVDVIKYFNKIGFSANYTFTHSEITSDKTIVERQDPSDPNSDITARTVRETRSLQGQAAHIANISLLYKDMDTGWNAQIASVFTGDRIHEVSAYYQNDIWQKGFWQLDVSVEKEMKNGLTVYLKANNLLDNAYELEIRQPLSNSEALTPYQGNTGDNILVRRDLYGRQFLLGMKYNF
- a CDS encoding DUF4153 domain-containing protein, coding for MKIPSLNYLKEQALKSASRFPLSLASAFIGSAIAIYLVENERSIDNIFPLVNLMLTLALAIPTFFCAQVLSEKESFSKKSKIIVFGAAFLFVAATYLSLPNPETVSNISIPYIRYGVFNVIAHLLVSFIPYYNKGEVNGFWNYNKTLFIRLCTSLLFSVVIYLGIVFLLFALDQLFNIDIHDKLFMDFWIFTIGIFNTWFFISGIPKDFQKLEEIDAYPKSLKIFSQYILLPLLSIYLIVLYAYGAKIIITWHWPKGIVSYMILTIAILGTLTLLLIYPYGKSKENAWINKFSRVYYFILVPLIALLFISISIRLNEYGITVNRYAIFGLGIWLSIIAGYFIFGGKNIKAIPQTLAFILILSVFGPWSMFNMGEKSQSKRLISILEQNGIIENGKIQNETIWVQDSLPDFYSPDFSYKNEGKLSDSLHNEVISIMDYLDDFHGYSQLSPYFKQNMDSLIKIGQAKRKRRYYNADMIYLKTMGIETWRKYNDFDKYKFVNYTSNLVNNIVHIKGYDWLYSFNNSFWHMDSVYTKTLQVKTEEKLIVKKDMSMSIIKKHDTLNFDLKKLVSNLPDTNSTLPSPKMTIYPHGQDSSTSNYQLVLKRLKIKKTNNQDELHDISGYLLEKEN